Within the Fischerella sp. PCC 9605 genome, the region CCCCAAAGTGCATAATTTGTTTTGTTCACACCAATCAGCAATACAGAAGGAAAGCTCTCATGCTTAAATTTAAGCCTACCAGTTGGTAGGGTTTCGCATCATTTCGGGATAAATACACATCATTAATTTTTTGTCAATACTTAAGTTCTAATATATGACTAAAATCACTATCAACGGTATATCGCTCGATCCAGAAGCCCAAAGAAGCGTGATGAATGCTACTGGTCTTATTAGTCCCGACAGTTCCCAGTCAAATTATATTCTCGTCCAAACAACTCAACCGCTCAACCGAGACCAGAAAAATCAGCTAGCAGCTTTAGGGGCTGAAATATTAGAGTTCGTGCCAGAAAATACCTATATCTGTCGTTACGAACCCGCTAATCTCAATGCTATCCGAGATCTGCCGTTCGTCGAGTGGGCGAACGTCTATTTAGAAGGCTTCAAAATCGCACCTCAACTACGTACTGCTACACCAACTAGAAACACAACAAATTTACTGGCTCTCGGCAGTGTGGACAGAGTCATTGCCCAACAGCCAAAACAAGTAACAGTCGTATTTCATAATAATGTTTCTATAGACGAGGATCTGCGCGATCGCGTTGCTGCTGCTGCTAGACTCAACCCTGAAGATCTGCAATTTAGTGGCAATTCGGTGAGACTCACCGTTCAACCCCAGTATCTTGAGGAACTAGCAAACATCGATGAAGTGCGACACATTGAAGAGTTTGTTCCCCGGCAGCTTTTTAATAACGTGGCAATAGGAGTTATCAATGCTGATAAAACTCACACTACAGCCAATCTTCAAGGAGCTGGTCAAGTTGTCGCAGTAGCCGACACTGGTTTCGACAAAGGTTCAACCACAGACGTTCATCCGGCGTTCACAAACAAAGTCCTCAAGCTTTACCCTTTGGGGCGATCGACTGCTAACGATCCGAATGGACACGGTACTCATGTAGCTGGTTCGGTTCTTGGGGATGGTAACTCGCCAACTATGGGCGGTTCAATTCAGGGAACAGCCCCAAAAGCTAAGCTAGTGCTTCAGTCTGTTCTGGATCGGCGGGGAGGATTAGGAGGACTTCCCAGCGATTTGAACGACTTATTCAAAGTACCTTACGAGAATGATGGAGTTCGCGTTCATACAAATTCCTGGGGGGCTCCAACACGCGGGCTATACGATACATCATCTCGACAAGTAGACCAATTCGTTTGGACTCATCGAGATATGGTCATCTGCTTTGCAGCAGGTAACGAAGGTATTGACAGAGATGGCAATGGGGTCATCGATAACGGCAGTATCGGTTCACCTGGAACGGCAAAAAATTGTATCACAGTTGGAGCCACAGAAAATCAAAGACCAGACCAATCGAAACCATATAGAACCTTGGGTCGCTATACAGTCGATCCCATCGCCTCTGATGGATGGTCTGATAACCCGGAAGGTTTAGCCGCTTTCAGCAGCCGAGGGCCGACTCAAAATCAGCGCATTAAGCCAGATATTGTCGCTCCTGGAACAGCTATTCTCTCGGCAGCTTCGCGAGATGCAAGACCCAATTCGTTCTTTGGCACATCCACAGACCGCCTCTATACTTTTTCGGCGGGAACCAGCATGGCTACACCTTTGGTAGCAGGCTGCGCGGCGGTCGTAAGAGAGTATTTTCTCGCTCAACATAGCCACCAGCCTAGTGCAGCTCTTGTCAAGGCAATGCTGATCAACGGATCAAAAGATATCTCAGGTCAATACGTTCCTTCTGAAGCGGGAGAGATTCCCAACTTTGCGGAAGGATTTGGTCGGGTTGATTTAGCAGCAACTGTAGGGCCAAGGGGCGAGAATGAACAGGTTATCTTTAAAGACGAAAACACAGAACTTGATACTGGCGAAGAGGAAAAAACTGAAGTAGAACTCAGTGAATCCATCTCTCATCTCAAGGTCACGTTAGTATGGACTGATTACCCCGGCGAGGCACTTCAGAGTGATTTGGATTTGATTGTGCGAACTGCGGATGGTCAGGAACGACATGGAAATATACCACCGACATCAACAGAGTTTGATCGGCTAAATAATGTCGAACAGATTATTTGGAGCGATATACCTGCTGGGAAGGTTGAGATATTGGTGCGTGCCTATCGAGTTCTATATCCACAATCTTACGCATTGGTTGTGCGAACTTCTCTCTAAATTACGTCTGATGTAAATTAAAACAGCAGGCAAAAATCATGTTTTGGAAATCGACCACAGATACACACAGATAAACACAGATAGATTATCCGTGTGTACCCCCTTCATTCCCCCTACAAGAGGATACAACTGGCGAATCAGGGGTATTACCCCTCATTGAAAATTTTTCGTCATTCCACTAGATGTACCAGACGCAAAATTTCGCGTCTGGTACAAACCAATTAAACCAATTTGTGGGCTGGGGGTCAGACCCACCATTTGCCAACAACATCCTTACCAGAAGCAGGGGATCTGAGACTTTCAGACAGATTGCACAGATGATGAAAGAAATCAAAGCGATTTTGGAGCAGTGATAATGTTAGGTTTAAACGTTCGTGTATCGTCCCGTAGGGAATTTAAACCTAATAAAATCCCGAAAATCTTAATTTTTGTGCTTTCAGCCGTGTAAATCAAGTTTTTGAGTCGGAAATCAAGTTTTTGAGTCGGAAATCAAGTTTTTGAGTCGGAAATCAAGTTTTTGAGTCGGAAACCTGTTTTTGTACAAAAATTTGGAAACGCGATCGCAAACAAATTAGATAGCGACACCTACAATAAGCTTGAAACAGCCAGATCCCCGACTTCTTCAAGGATACCGCTGGCGAATAGGGGGTCTTGCCCCTCATTGAAGATTTTTCGTCTTTGTGTGCTAACGAGGAGTCAGACCCACTATTCGCCAACAGCATCCAAGAGGGGGGAGGCAGAGGAAAAACTTTTATTTATTGTTTATCTGTGGTCGTTATCATCATAAAAAAGCGATCGCACTTACATGTGAACTACATCTAGCGCTACTGTTGCCTTAAAACAATCACGCCCCAGCACCGAATTGATTTTTATTATGAATAATTTGCAGGTTGTCAGTAATAATACTTATGATTTAGTAGTAATTGGTGGTGGCATCAATGGCGCTGGTGCTGCACGGGATGCAGCGCTGCGGGGACTCAAAACGCTCTTGATTGAGAAGAACGACTTTAGCAGCGGCTCGACAAGCTGGTCAACACGGCTAATTCATGGCGGGTTGCGCTATTTAGAATCTTTTGAATTTGACCTGGTGCGTGAATCTTTGCGAGAGCGAGAAATTCTCTTGCACATAGCACCTCACTTGGTAAAACCGCTGCTGCTGACAATTCCGATTTATGGCGATCACTCTCGTCCTTACAGGAAAATCCAAGCTGGGATGGTTCTCTACGATATTTTGAGCTTCGATAAAACCCTATTGTCTCACAGAATGCTACCCAAGCGGAAGTTTCAGCTGTTATTTCCTGACCTGGATTTTGAGGAGTTGCGCGGTGGTGCTCAATACTATGATTGTCAAGTGGCTTATGCTGAGAGGTTGTGCCTGGAGAACATCCTCGCAGCGCAAGAAGCAGGAGCAACGGTGCTGAACTACGTGAAAGTGAAGCAACTGCATCAGCAGAACAATAGGATTGCTGCTCTTACCTGTTCTGATTGCTTCACTGGCGAGGAAGTAACTGTGAAACTGAACTCGCGCACTGTGGTTGTAAATACGTCTGGCCCTTGGGTAGACCAAATTTTAGAGTCGATTACTCCAGATGGATCGACACCAAGCAGCAGTGAGAGTAAAAAAATCGGTGCTACCAAGGGTAGCCATATCATCGTCGATCCCTTTGTTGGCGCACCCATGACTGCACTGTATGTGGAAGCCAAAACCGATGGTCGTCCCTTCTTTATCGTGCCTTGGCTAGGTAAATACCTAATTGGAACCACAGATAAGCGCTTTCACGGCAATCTTGACCAAATCAAGGCTGATAACAGTGAGATTGACTATCTATTAACTGAAACCAATCGCATTATTCCCATCGCTCGGTTGTCTCGTCAGGATGTGAAATTTACTTACTCTGGTGTTCGTCCTTTACCTTGGGAAGAGAGTAAGCAACCTGGGAAAATAACTCGCAAGCATATCCTTTACGATCATACCAAAGAAGGGATTGTTAATCTCATTTCTTTGATTGGCGGTAAACTTACAACTTATCGCCAAGTTGGCGAAGAAATAGTTGATGCAGTCTACCGAAAATTAGGTTCTCAAGCTCCTGTTTGCCCAACAAAGCAGAAACCCCTACCCGGAGCCATATTACCCAACGATCCTCGCCTAAAGAAAGCCCTTGATGACTATAGCGATGTTATCCCACCAACTTCAATTCATCACTTATTTTCAATCTATGGGGCAAAAGCTGTAGAGGTTTTAGCTTTGACAGATAAGTCATCTGATTTAGCCGAAGCGATCGCCCCTGAATTACCAGATATTAAAGCCCAGATTGTCTATGCTGTAAACTCAGAGTTAGCACGGACGCTGGTAGATATTGCCCGCCGCCGCACGAGCTTGGCAATGCTTAGTCATTATGGCTTGGACTTGCTGCCTGTGATGACCGAAATACTGGCTAAACACTGCGGCTGGAGCACCCAGGATTGCGATCGCCAAATCAAGGATTATCATACTTACATCCAACAAAATTGCATTCCCGATTACGCGCTAAGTGAGCAAAGTTAAAGAATCAGTCGCCCCAATTTCCCCTAAACTCCCGCACCCGCTTCACAAGCTGGCATTTTCATCTCAGAAAGTTTCCCTTTTTGCACAAAATATTCGGATTGAAAAGCTGATAGCTGTATTAAAAAGTAAGTCGATATCGCTGGCAAGCTCATTGCCTAAATGAGAGTTTGAGGCTAGAATCGGTGTTTTAATAAGAAAGCCCCAGCGGAACTGGGGTTGATAAGAACGTTTCCTCTCGTCACTATAATCACCTAGTGAAGATTCGGGAATAGGGAATCTCTCCAAGAAATTGGGTAAAAATTAACCCCGGCCACACCGGGGTTAATTGTTGTAATAGCGCCTAAAAACATTACCAGAACTGGATATCAGAGCATATAGCAGCGAACGTATGAGATGTATAAGATATTTTTTTGCAGTTATTTTTTGTCATTTTTAAATGAATTTTTAACATGAAAAAATGACAAATAAGATCGTGTCCGTTTGAACACTTATACTATCTACCCGTGCTGGTAATTGGTAATTGGGGTATCAATACCTTTCGGTTAAGGGGGAAAGGGAAAAGGGAAAGGGATAGATATTTACCCTTTCCCCTTACCCTTTAACCTTTTCCTAGCTATAACTCTAGATCAAAGGTGCTAATCCGAAAGGTATTGATTGGGGTATTACCTAATAGTTGCGATCGCAGTAGGAACATAAATTGATTATCCGGACTTGATATAAGAGTAAATTTAGCCTGCTGGTAGTGCAGAAAATTTTTACGCGTGAAAACCCAATCCCCAATCCCTAATCCCCAATCCCTTTTACATAAGATAGCCGTAATGCACCATTGGTCTGGTTATCGGTGCATTACGCTATCAAGCTTACGATCCAATCACATCAACTTGTTCGACTATCTCTTGGGCTTCCACAGGCTGTTTATTAAATGCAACCCTCAAAAAAGGCGGTGCTAAAAAGGTCGTGAGAATTACCATGATGATAATTGCCGCTTGCAAAGGTTTGTCGATCGCACCACTAGCTGCACCAATACCAAGGAACACCAAACCCACTTCACCCCGTGGAATCATGCCAACACCAATAGCTAAGCGGTTAATTCCGGGTTGACCAAACACTGACCAACCTGTGACTACTTTGCCAATGATTGCCACTACCACCA harbors:
- a CDS encoding S8 family serine peptidase; its protein translation is MTKITINGISLDPEAQRSVMNATGLISPDSSQSNYILVQTTQPLNRDQKNQLAALGAEILEFVPENTYICRYEPANLNAIRDLPFVEWANVYLEGFKIAPQLRTATPTRNTTNLLALGSVDRVIAQQPKQVTVVFHNNVSIDEDLRDRVAAAARLNPEDLQFSGNSVRLTVQPQYLEELANIDEVRHIEEFVPRQLFNNVAIGVINADKTHTTANLQGAGQVVAVADTGFDKGSTTDVHPAFTNKVLKLYPLGRSTANDPNGHGTHVAGSVLGDGNSPTMGGSIQGTAPKAKLVLQSVLDRRGGLGGLPSDLNDLFKVPYENDGVRVHTNSWGAPTRGLYDTSSRQVDQFVWTHRDMVICFAAGNEGIDRDGNGVIDNGSIGSPGTAKNCITVGATENQRPDQSKPYRTLGRYTVDPIASDGWSDNPEGLAAFSSRGPTQNQRIKPDIVAPGTAILSAASRDARPNSFFGTSTDRLYTFSAGTSMATPLVAGCAAVVREYFLAQHSHQPSAALVKAMLINGSKDISGQYVPSEAGEIPNFAEGFGRVDLAATVGPRGENEQVIFKDENTELDTGEEEKTEVELSESISHLKVTLVWTDYPGEALQSDLDLIVRTADGQERHGNIPPTSTEFDRLNNVEQIIWSDIPAGKVEILVRAYRVLYPQSYALVVRTSL
- the glpD gene encoding glycerol-3-phosphate dehydrogenase — translated: MNNLQVVSNNTYDLVVIGGGINGAGAARDAALRGLKTLLIEKNDFSSGSTSWSTRLIHGGLRYLESFEFDLVRESLREREILLHIAPHLVKPLLLTIPIYGDHSRPYRKIQAGMVLYDILSFDKTLLSHRMLPKRKFQLLFPDLDFEELRGGAQYYDCQVAYAERLCLENILAAQEAGATVLNYVKVKQLHQQNNRIAALTCSDCFTGEEVTVKLNSRTVVVNTSGPWVDQILESITPDGSTPSSSESKKIGATKGSHIIVDPFVGAPMTALYVEAKTDGRPFFIVPWLGKYLIGTTDKRFHGNLDQIKADNSEIDYLLTETNRIIPIARLSRQDVKFTYSGVRPLPWEESKQPGKITRKHILYDHTKEGIVNLISLIGGKLTTYRQVGEEIVDAVYRKLGSQAPVCPTKQKPLPGAILPNDPRLKKALDDYSDVIPPTSIHHLFSIYGAKAVEVLALTDKSSDLAEAIAPELPDIKAQIVYAVNSELARTLVDIARRRTSLAMLSHYGLDLLPVMTEILAKHCGWSTQDCDRQIKDYHTYIQQNCIPDYALSEQS